GGGCGCCGTAGACGTCGAGGCGGCCCGTGATGTGGGCGATGCGGGTGCGACCGTGGGACAGGAGGTGCTCGACCGCCGAACGGCCGCCGCCGTAGTTGTCGGAGTCCACCGACGGGAGCGTTTCCCCGGCCGAGCGCGGGCCGCTGATCACCGCCGGGATCTCCAGTTGGGCGAGCAGGTCGGGCAGCGGGTCGTCCGCGTGGACCGAGACCAGCAGGACGCCGTCCACCCGGTGCGCCGCCAGGTACTGGGCCAGCCGGCGTCGTTCGCGGTCGCTACCGGCGAAGATCAGCAGCAACTGCATCTCGGTGTCCGAGAGTTCCGCGCCGACGCCGCGCAGCATGTCCGAGAAGTACGGCTCCGCGAAGAAACGGGTCTCCGGCTCGGGGACGACCAGCGCGATCGCGTCCGTGCGGTTGGCGGCGAGGGCGCGGGCCGCGGTGTTCGGGACGTAGCCGAGCTCGGCGACCGCCACCTCGACCGCCGCGCGGGTCGCGTCGCTGACTCTCGGCGAGCCGTTGATCACCCGGGAGACCGTGCCGCGGCCGACGCCGGCGCGTGCGGCCACCTCTTCGAGGGTCGGCCGACCACCACTCCGCCCCCGCGCTCCGTGGCTTGCCATGGGCTCCGCCTTCCCGCCTGTAGTTCGCGCTGGCCTGGAATCTAACAGTCCCGGCTGTTCG
The Streptomyces sp. NBC_01485 genome window above contains:
- a CDS encoding LacI family DNA-binding transcriptional regulator, coding for MASHGARGRSGGRPTLEEVAARAGVGRGTVSRVINGSPRVSDATRAAVEVAVAELGYVPNTAARALAANRTDAIALVVPEPETRFFAEPYFSDMLRGVGAELSDTEMQLLLIFAGSDRERRRLAQYLAAHRVDGVLLVSVHADDPLPDLLAQLEIPAVISGPRSAGETLPSVDSDNYGGGRSAVEHLLSHGRTRIAHITGRLDVYGAQRRVDGYRDALLDAGYGADEGLIAAGDFTEEGGHRAMRELLARTPALDAVFAGSDVMAAGARQALREAGRRIPEDVALVGYDDSAIARHMDPPLTSVRQPIEEMGRRMLDLLLTEIADRRPAASRELERRQVVLATELVGRASS